From the genome of Bacteroides sp. MSB163, one region includes:
- a CDS encoding protein kinase domain-containing protein — MSDLRDSDKTLRPGSADGDKTLRPALKAEKTLRPGEEEKTLRPEDDSKKTLRPGVANIDKTLHPGGMEDKTLRPVSVDDATLRAEQQKAIEAITRQHDTEYLIKGLNYRVIKVISDGTGEAQIFLVENKGKQYVLKLYYVGIEPPPNHHILEIIRQTPRSGLLVDIIDHGQWDNPRVSGELRHYEVMTYCKGGSLDKINLKGDERRLCEIAKQAAAAIDFCHKHGFIHRDIKPGNFFFTDENQNQVLLGDFGISVRCDQNGVARTDQARTRIYAAPEMYYTVPGENRVEIDTKSDFYSLGMVLLCLWMGEKEFKEREFELMKRKRTGDLSFPADLSGRTLQLIKALTAPQPEKRCGFTEIVRWARGEDVFSDFVGQESKRRFSIIFNAGKNKIAHSPEQLADFMRQDQNLAIKYLYTGKLTKWLNDNQRPELVSEIEDIVEKRYPKDQTAGLYAACYTLNVDMPYYDVKGRPRTTAEEIAQSLIENFNTYQTTLANANDPLFLFFNAHDLKRLTDKAPLFNKKDRQREALWRLIYELDPSRPYELIDEKGNLGRCNTPEEVLHYAYNHMLSADSWNDLAEESFLIWLAGRDKGLVGKIRTQLKGFSTSDAAVTYGVLYNLSPKVSFTLQMDETANNYYFTHTQIAQFINQQLMVYKNTPKNDPDHEYADYILGMLSSLKGSRLYFYLKSKGVYEDKIEWINYCFELKSKDNLRKAGPYNWIIATFKMIKGLGSLPYYYFKDSDKSITDLDELKSIPSKEVKAELESGYLRDWLTTFFQENPLKNLSPKFAYEQETVKYLEFIEKIDSKDTDVSNFRIATDFVNKNLRKVRLRCRTLTVMRVLLGILCFIPILAFAVALCFYGLPFAENPLSGFSVGSIAAMGIIFGILIFVTSDFENLIGSVILGFIVGTIIYYTVYFVLDLIMPYAHYVLAGLLLLLAYYLMKSCYFKLPVERRLHDHLLNPGFEETGLEPLHFAFKASVGTHFESSIGGESAQYAKYLKDCIRKFSYRAVLSMVVVGWLAYLFVQYTPAFGLDASRFLQNDGKLKELAGTWEGTFEGRNATLNITTANSDGLKATIHVQYTNLTNEALTGTVNTVANTIHFDDVYKNGTLDGQYNGTFTGDGMDAFEGTYENYTTKKQVNFSFKKAKADVEN; from the coding sequence ATGAGCGACTTGAGAGACAGTGATAAAACACTGCGTCCTGGTAGTGCGGACGGTGATAAAACTTTGCGCCCTGCCCTGAAAGCCGAGAAAACTCTTCGTCCTGGTGAAGAAGAAAAAACTCTTCGCCCGGAAGATGATAGTAAGAAGACCTTGCGCCCTGGTGTAGCTAACATTGACAAAACTTTGCATCCCGGTGGAATGGAGGATAAGACGTTGCGTCCGGTTTCGGTAGATGATGCGACCTTACGTGCCGAACAGCAAAAGGCGATTGAGGCTATCACTCGCCAGCATGATACGGAATATCTTATTAAAGGTTTGAATTACAGGGTTATAAAGGTAATATCGGATGGGACGGGAGAAGCTCAGATCTTTCTGGTGGAAAATAAGGGAAAGCAGTACGTACTAAAACTCTATTATGTTGGCATTGAACCGCCTCCTAATCATCATATACTTGAAATTATAAGACAAACTCCGCGCTCGGGATTATTAGTGGATATCATAGATCATGGTCAGTGGGATAATCCGCGTGTTTCCGGTGAATTGAGGCATTATGAAGTAATGACTTACTGTAAAGGAGGCTCTTTGGATAAAATAAATCTGAAAGGAGACGAAAGAAGGCTTTGTGAAATTGCTAAACAAGCTGCTGCCGCCATTGATTTCTGCCATAAGCATGGGTTTATTCATCGGGATATCAAGCCGGGTAATTTCTTTTTTACCGATGAGAATCAGAACCAGGTACTGCTGGGGGATTTTGGTATTTCTGTAAGATGCGATCAGAATGGAGTTGCCCGTACGGACCAGGCTCGTACCCGCATTTATGCAGCTCCCGAAATGTATTATACGGTTCCCGGTGAGAATCGGGTGGAGATTGACACGAAGAGTGATTTTTACTCTCTTGGTATGGTTTTGCTCTGTCTGTGGATGGGCGAGAAAGAGTTTAAAGAAAGAGAATTTGAACTGATGAAGCGTAAACGTACGGGAGATTTGTCTTTTCCTGCGGATTTATCGGGACGAACGCTGCAATTAATAAAAGCATTGACCGCACCTCAACCGGAAAAACGTTGTGGATTTACCGAAATCGTTCGTTGGGCTCGGGGAGAGGATGTATTCAGTGATTTTGTCGGGCAGGAAAGTAAACGTCGTTTCAGTATTATTTTTAATGCCGGAAAGAATAAGATAGCACATTCACCCGAACAATTGGCTGATTTTATGCGACAGGATCAGAATCTTGCCATTAAATATCTCTATACCGGTAAACTTACGAAATGGCTGAATGATAATCAGCGGCCGGAATTGGTTTCGGAAATCGAAGATATTGTAGAAAAGCGCTATCCGAAAGACCAGACTGCCGGGCTGTATGCCGCCTGTTATACGCTCAATGTGGATATGCCCTATTATGATGTCAAGGGACGTCCGCGGACTACCGCCGAAGAAATAGCGCAATCTCTCATTGAGAATTTCAACACTTACCAGACTACCTTGGCGAATGCGAACGATCCCCTGTTTCTCTTTTTTAATGCGCACGATCTGAAGCGGCTTACGGATAAAGCTCCCTTGTTTAATAAAAAAGATCGCCAAAGGGAGGCTTTATGGCGTTTGATCTATGAACTTGATCCTTCACGTCCTTATGAATTGATCGATGAAAAGGGGAATTTGGGGCGTTGCAATACACCGGAAGAAGTTCTTCATTATGCTTATAATCATATGTTGAGTGCCGACTCGTGGAATGATTTGGCAGAAGAGTCTTTCCTGATATGGTTGGCAGGCCGTGATAAAGGATTGGTAGGGAAGATACGTACTCAATTGAAAGGCTTCAGTACATCGGATGCTGCGGTAACTTACGGTGTACTTTATAATTTGAGTCCTAAAGTTTCCTTCACCCTGCAAATGGACGAGACAGCAAATAATTATTATTTCACGCATACTCAAATAGCCCAATTCATCAATCAACAGTTGATGGTTTACAAGAATACACCGAAGAATGATCCGGATCATGAATATGCCGATTATATTCTCGGTATGCTCTCAAGTCTGAAAGGTTCGCGGCTCTATTTCTATCTGAAGTCTAAGGGTGTGTATGAGGATAAGATTGAATGGATAAATTATTGCTTTGAACTGAAATCCAAAGATAATCTCCGGAAAGCGGGGCCTTATAACTGGATCATCGCCACCTTTAAGATGATTAAAGGATTGGGCTCTCTTCCTTATTATTATTTCAAGGATAGCGATAAGAGTATCACTGATTTGGATGAATTAAAGTCCATTCCATCGAAAGAAGTTAAGGCAGAGCTGGAGAGTGGATATTTGAGAGACTGGCTTACTACTTTCTTTCAGGAGAATCCGTTGAAGAATCTTTCTCCCAAATTCGCTTATGAGCAGGAAACGGTGAAATATCTTGAATTCATCGAAAAAATAGATAGTAAAGATACAGATGTTTCCAATTTCCGTATTGCCACTGATTTTGTGAATAAGAACCTGCGGAAAGTGCGTTTGCGTTGTAGGACGCTGACGGTGATGCGTGTCTTGCTGGGAATACTGTGTTTCATTCCTATTTTGGCTTTTGCGGTTGCATTATGTTTCTACGGGCTTCCGTTCGCAGAAAACCCGTTGTCCGGTTTCTCTGTCGGTTCCATTGCGGCGATGGGTATCATCTTCGGTATTCTTATTTTTGTGACTTCTGATTTTGAGAATCTTATCGGAAGTGTTATTTTAGGCTTTATTGTGGGGACAATTATCTACTATACAGTATATTTTGTGCTGGATCTCATCATGCCTTATGCTCATTATGTACTGGCTGGACTTTTGCTCCTGCTGGCTTATTATCTGATGAAAAGCTGTTATTTCAAGCTTCCGGTTGAGCGGAGGTTGCATGATCATTTGCTGAATCCCGGTTTTGAGGAAACAGGCTTGGAACCATTACATTTTGCTTTTAAGGCGAGTGTAGGAACACACTTTGAGTCTTCTATTGGCGGTGAATCGGCGCAATATGCTAAATATCTGAAAGATTGTATCCGTAAGTTTTCTTATCGTGCTGTACTTTCCATGGTGGTGGTGGGTTGGCTGGCCTATCTGTTTGTGCAATATACTCCGGCATTCGGTCTGGATGCCTCCCGTTTTCTGCAAAACGATGGAAAGCTTAAAGAACTGGCAGGTACATGGGAGGGTACGTTTGAAGGACGTAATGCTACGCTGAACATAACGACAGCAAATTCGGATGGCTTGAAAGCTACCATACATGTGCAATATACGAATCTGACCAACGAAGCACTGACGGGCACCGTGAATACCGTTGCGAATACTATCCATTTTGACGATGTATACAAGAACGGTACTCTCGACGGGCAGTATAACGGTACGTTCACCGGCGATGGAATGGATGCTTTTGAAGGTACTTATGAGAATTATACGACCAAGAAACAAGTGAACTTCAGTTTCAAAAAAGCGAAAGCAGATGTAGAGAACTGA
- a CDS encoding zinc ribbon domain-containing protein, with amino-acid sequence MEQQHQSLSEQQIKAQQKTSEKQAEQLQCCPNCGTPCHSGDKFCEECGMSLKGTSCMRCNSLVQPNWEICPYCGQGLHAELCSFCGASMEADDFFCPDCGNPRTGIICPDCNTLNFRSFCRKCNRPLNEMAMQEMQKAKKDPIFQEMLALAQELADLEEQILNTASEELPVGEPELPPVELSEADKKLIQQYKDLFSGSGSLEGMQVSRPEPKVEEPVQTRPKIQLNVKKVDLDEAKQSYKEKLEEMKLLMEKLRPEGDMTPQMQRNYYSARKLPVLRKSVTKAPVCWICNLCGCQHSHPSECAQPELGGTWIYEDVVTVTKIFEYQDD; translated from the coding sequence ATGGAACAGCAACATCAATCTTTATCGGAACAACAGATAAAGGCGCAGCAGAAGACTTCGGAGAAACAGGCGGAACAGCTGCAATGTTGTCCTAATTGCGGGACACCTTGTCACAGTGGCGATAAATTCTGTGAAGAATGTGGCATGTCGCTTAAAGGAACTTCCTGTATGCGTTGTAACTCTCTTGTTCAGCCTAATTGGGAAATATGCCCTTATTGCGGACAAGGACTTCATGCAGAATTGTGTTCATTCTGCGGTGCCTCGATGGAAGCGGATGACTTCTTCTGTCCTGATTGTGGTAATCCTCGCACAGGGATTATCTGTCCTGACTGCAATACCCTTAATTTCCGCAGTTTTTGCCGAAAATGTAATCGTCCCCTGAATGAGATGGCAATGCAGGAAATGCAAAAGGCAAAGAAAGACCCCATTTTTCAGGAAATGCTGGCATTGGCACAGGAACTTGCCGATTTGGAAGAACAAATACTGAATACTGCCTCTGAAGAACTTCCGGTGGGGGAACCGGAACTGCCTCCTGTAGAATTGAGTGAAGCCGATAAGAAACTGATACAACAATATAAAGATCTCTTTTCAGGAAGCGGTTCTCTTGAAGGAATGCAGGTTTCCAGACCTGAACCGAAAGTGGAGGAACCTGTTCAAACCCGTCCGAAGATACAACTGAATGTGAAGAAGGTAGATCTTGACGAAGCGAAGCAATCTTATAAAGAGAAACTGGAAGAAATGAAGTTGCTGATGGAGAAACTTCGTCCGGAAGGAGATATGACGCCACAGATGCAGCGGAATTACTATTCGGCAAGGAAATTGCCTGTTTTGCGGAAATCCGTAACAAAAGCGCCTGTTTGTTGGATATGCAACCTCTGCGGTTGCCAGCATAGCCACCCAAGTGAGTGTGCCCAGCCGGAACTGGGGGGTACTTGGATATATGAAGATGTGGTAACTGTTACAAAAATATTTGAGTATCAGGATGATTGA
- the mnmG gene encoding tRNA uridine-5-carboxymethylaminomethyl(34) synthesis enzyme MnmG, producing the protein MEFKYDVIVIGAGHAGCEAAAAAANLGSKTCLITMDMNKIGQMSCNPAVGGIAKGQIVREVDALGGYMGLVTDQTAIQFRILNRSKGPAMWSPRAQCDRNKFIWAWREILENIPNLHIWQDTVREILVENGEVAGLTTLLDVTFRAKCIVLTAGTFLNGLMHVGRTKLAGGRMAEPASYELTESIARHGIEYGRMKTGTPVRIDGRSVHYEFMETQDGECDFHKFSFLDTSVRHLKQLPCWTCFTNEEVHRVLREGLPDSPLFNGQIQSIGPRYCPSIETKIVTFPDKEQHQLFLEPEGETTQELYLNGFSSSLPMNIQIEALKKVPAFKDLVIYRPGYAIEYDYFDPTQLKHTLETKKIKNLFFAGQVNGTTGYEEAAGQGIIAGINAHINCHGGEPFTLARDEAYIGVLIDDLVTKGVDEPYRMFTSRAEYRILLRMDDADMRLTEKAWQLGLVKSDRYELLKRKRDSINSIIEFTRNYSMKPALINPVLEQLGTTPLRQGCKLIDLINRPQITLENMAEHVSAFRRELDKVTERKEEIIEAAEILIKYEGYIGRERMIADKLARLESIKIKGKFDYNTIQSLSTEARQKLVKIDPETIAQASRIPGVSPSDINVLLVLSGR; encoded by the coding sequence ATGGAGTTTAAATACGACGTTATCGTGATTGGCGCCGGACATGCCGGTTGTGAGGCCGCAGCTGCTGCGGCAAATCTGGGTTCAAAAACCTGTCTTATCACTATGGACATGAATAAGATAGGACAAATGAGTTGTAACCCTGCCGTAGGCGGTATTGCCAAAGGACAAATTGTACGCGAAGTAGATGCTTTAGGTGGATATATGGGATTAGTGACCGATCAGACCGCCATCCAGTTCCGTATCCTGAACCGTTCCAAAGGCCCCGCAATGTGGAGCCCCCGTGCACAATGCGACCGCAATAAGTTCATCTGGGCATGGCGCGAAATATTAGAAAACATTCCTAATTTGCATATCTGGCAAGATACAGTACGCGAAATTCTCGTTGAAAACGGAGAAGTGGCAGGCTTAACCACTTTACTCGATGTAACCTTCCGTGCAAAGTGCATCGTACTGACCGCCGGCACTTTCCTGAACGGATTAATGCACGTAGGACGTACCAAACTTGCCGGAGGACGTATGGCAGAACCTGCATCTTACGAATTAACCGAATCCATCGCAAGGCATGGCATTGAATACGGACGCATGAAAACCGGTACACCTGTTCGCATAGACGGACGGAGCGTACACTATGAATTCATGGAAACACAGGATGGAGAATGTGACTTTCATAAATTCTCATTCCTGGATACCAGTGTACGCCACTTAAAACAACTTCCATGCTGGACTTGCTTCACGAACGAGGAAGTACACCGTGTATTACGTGAAGGGTTGCCGGATTCTCCCCTTTTCAACGGACAGATTCAGAGTATCGGTCCACGTTACTGCCCCAGTATCGAAACTAAAATAGTTACTTTCCCCGATAAGGAGCAACACCAGCTTTTCCTGGAACCTGAAGGAGAAACGACACAGGAACTTTACTTAAATGGTTTCTCTTCATCACTCCCGATGAATATACAGATAGAAGCGCTGAAAAAAGTTCCTGCATTCAAAGACTTGGTGATTTATCGTCCCGGATACGCTATCGAGTATGACTACTTTGACCCTACCCAATTAAAACATACGTTGGAAACGAAGAAAATTAAAAATCTATTCTTTGCAGGACAGGTAAACGGAACTACCGGATATGAAGAGGCAGCCGGACAAGGAATCATTGCCGGAATCAATGCACATATAAACTGTCACGGTGGCGAGCCATTTACCCTTGCACGAGACGAAGCATATATCGGCGTATTAATCGACGATCTGGTAACCAAAGGCGTGGATGAACCTTATCGTATGTTCACTTCGCGCGCCGAATATCGCATCCTGCTACGTATGGACGATGCAGATATGCGCCTTACCGAAAAGGCATGGCAGCTCGGACTTGTAAAGAGCGACCGCTATGAATTATTGAAACGAAAACGTGACTCGATCAATAGTATCATAGAATTCACTCGTAACTATTCGATGAAACCGGCATTAATCAATCCGGTATTGGAGCAATTGGGTACCACTCCCCTCCGCCAAGGATGCAAATTGATCGACCTTATAAACCGTCCCCAAATTACGCTTGAAAACATGGCGGAGCATGTCAGCGCTTTCCGCCGGGAGCTGGATAAAGTTACTGAAAGAAAAGAAGAAATAATTGAGGCAGCTGAAATCCTGATTAAGTATGAAGGATACATTGGACGTGAACGAATGATTGCAGATAAACTGGCTCGTCTGGAAAGCATCAAAATTAAAGGGAAGTTTGATTATAATACCATTCAATCCCTATCCACCGAAGCAAGACAGAAGCTGGTGAAGATTGATCCGGAAACGATAGCCCAGGCAAGCCGGATTCCGGGCGTATCGCCAAGCGATATAAACGTATTATTGGTACTTTCGGGCAGATAA
- a CDS encoding adenine phosphoribosyltransferase — MSKETLAKSIREIPNFPIPGILFYDVTTLFKDPARLQELSDTLYEMYKDKGITKVVGIESRGFIMGPILATRLGAGFIPIRKPGKLPAETIEESYDKEYGKDTIQIHKDALNENDVVLLHDDLLATGGTMEAACKLVQKMNPKKIYVNFIIELKELHGIDLFSKDVDVQSVLSL, encoded by the coding sequence ATGAGCAAAGAAACTCTTGCAAAAAGCATTCGGGAAATCCCCAATTTTCCTATTCCGGGAATTCTATTTTACGACGTAACTACATTGTTTAAAGATCCTGCAAGGCTTCAGGAACTTTCAGATACATTGTATGAAATGTACAAGGACAAAGGTATCACAAAAGTGGTAGGTATTGAATCGAGAGGCTTCATTATGGGACCCATCCTCGCCACCCGCTTGGGTGCAGGTTTCATTCCTATCCGCAAGCCCGGAAAGCTTCCTGCAGAAACCATCGAGGAAAGCTACGATAAAGAATATGGTAAAGACACCATTCAGATACATAAAGATGCTCTCAACGAGAACGACGTAGTTTTGCTACATGACGATCTGCTCGCCACAGGCGGAACAATGGAGGCCGCCTGCAAGCTAGTACAAAAGATGAATCCGAAGAAAATATATGTAAACTTCATCATAGAACTGAAGGAGTTGCACGGAATAGACTTATTCAGCAAAGACGTAGACGTACAGTCGGTACTTTCATTATAA
- the uvrC gene encoding excinuclease ABC subunit UvrC, with protein MENNPELKTSEYLKGIVLNLPESPGIYQYLNTEGVIIYVGKAKNLKRRVSSYFNKEHEPGKTRVLVSKIADIRYIVVNSEEDALLLENNLIKKYKPRYNVLLKDDKTYPSICVQNEYFPRIFKTRKIIRNGSSYYGPYSHVPSMNALLDLIKHLYPLRTCNLNLSPENIRAGKFNVCLEYHIKNCAGPCVGKQSLDDYMKNIGEIKEILKGNTQEIQRILFQQMQELAAEMKFEEAQKIKSKYMLIENYRAKSEVVSNVLHNIDVFSIEEDSDGKSAFINYLHITNGAINQAFTFEYKKRLNETKEELIQLGIIEMRERYKSLSREIIVPFEVDMELKDVVFTIPQRGDKKKLLDLSILNVKQYKADRMKQAEKLNPEQRSVRLMKEIQEELHLEHLPIQIECFDNSNIQGSDPVAACVVFKKAKPSKQDYRKYNIKTVVGADDYASMKEVVRRRYQRAIEEKATLPDLLITDGGKGQMSAVKEVLDELNLNIPIAGLAKDGKHRTSELLYGFPPQTIGLKQNTPLFRLLTQIQDEVHRFAITFHREKRSKRQIASELDEIKGIGEKTKAALLKEFKSVKRIKEASLEALTKVTGEAKAKVIKEYFRS; from the coding sequence ATGGAGAATAACCCTGAACTTAAAACCAGCGAATATCTGAAAGGAATTGTATTAAACCTTCCGGAGAGCCCCGGTATTTACCAATATCTGAATACCGAAGGGGTTATCATATACGTAGGTAAAGCTAAAAACTTAAAACGAAGGGTCTCCTCCTATTTCAACAAAGAACACGAACCGGGAAAAACAAGAGTACTCGTCAGCAAAATAGCCGATATCCGATATATTGTGGTGAACTCTGAGGAGGACGCCTTGCTGCTGGAGAATAATCTCATCAAGAAATATAAGCCACGGTACAATGTCTTGTTGAAAGATGATAAGACATATCCGTCCATTTGCGTTCAAAACGAGTATTTTCCCCGGATATTCAAGACACGTAAAATCATACGCAACGGCTCCTCTTACTATGGCCCTTACAGCCATGTACCTTCCATGAATGCATTGCTCGATCTTATCAAGCATCTGTATCCGTTACGCACCTGCAACCTGAACCTTTCACCCGAAAATATCCGGGCAGGAAAATTCAATGTTTGTCTGGAATATCATATCAAGAACTGCGCCGGACCTTGTGTCGGGAAGCAATCACTGGATGATTACATGAAAAACATTGGAGAAATCAAGGAAATCCTCAAAGGTAATACGCAGGAAATACAACGGATACTTTTTCAGCAAATGCAGGAACTGGCTGCCGAGATGAAGTTTGAAGAGGCACAAAAGATCAAGAGTAAATACATGCTGATTGAAAATTACCGTGCCAAGTCAGAGGTAGTAAGCAATGTTCTGCATAATATCGATGTTTTTTCCATAGAGGAAGACAGCGATGGTAAATCTGCATTTATCAATTATCTGCATATCACAAACGGGGCAATCAACCAGGCCTTTACATTTGAGTACAAGAAGCGGTTGAATGAAACCAAAGAAGAGCTTATCCAACTGGGCATCATTGAAATGAGAGAGCGTTACAAGAGCCTTTCACGTGAAATCATCGTGCCTTTCGAGGTGGATATGGAGTTGAAAGACGTGGTATTTACAATACCTCAGCGAGGGGATAAGAAGAAACTGCTGGATCTTTCCATTCTGAATGTAAAGCAGTATAAGGCCGATCGCATGAAGCAAGCCGAAAAGCTGAATCCGGAACAGCGCAGCGTCCGCTTGATGAAAGAGATACAGGAAGAGTTACACCTTGAACATTTACCCATACAAATAGAGTGTTTTGATAACTCAAATATCCAAGGCTCCGATCCGGTTGCCGCCTGCGTGGTATTCAAGAAAGCCAAGCCCTCAAAACAAGACTACCGGAAGTACAATATCAAGACCGTAGTAGGCGCAGACGACTACGCCTCCATGAAAGAAGTCGTAAGACGCCGTTATCAGCGCGCTATTGAAGAGAAAGCAACCCTACCCGACCTCCTTATCACCGACGGTGGAAAGGGACAAATGAGCGCTGTGAAAGAAGTTCTGGACGAACTAAATCTGAATATCCCCATTGCCGGACTTGCCAAGGATGGCAAACACCGCACATCCGAACTGCTTTATGGCTTTCCACCACAGACTATCGGTTTAAAACAAAACACTCCCCTGTTCCGTTTATTGACGCAGATACAGGATGAAGTACATCGTTTTGCCATTACTTTCCACCGCGAAAAACGCAGCAAACGACAGATTGCTTCCGAATTGGATGAGATAAAAGGCATTGGAGAAAAGACAAAAGCTGCTCTGCTAAAAGAGTTTAAAAGCGTAAAGCGTATAAAAGAAGCATCCCTGGAAGCGCTTACGAAAGTCACAGGAGAAGCTAAAGCAAAAGTTATTAAAGAATATTTTAGGAGTTAA
- the dtd gene encoding D-aminoacyl-tRNA deacylase, with product MRVVIQRVGHASVTINGTCKSAIGKGLLILVGIEETDGQEDIDWLCKKIVNLRVFDDENGVMNKSILDINGEILAISQFTLHASTKKGNRPSYIRAAKPDISVPLYEQFCKDLSFLSGKEIGTGEFGADMKVELLNDGPVTICMDTKNKE from the coding sequence ATGAGAGTAGTCATACAACGTGTCGGACACGCTTCTGTTACAATCAACGGAACATGCAAGTCCGCTATAGGGAAAGGGCTTCTGATATTGGTAGGTATTGAGGAAACAGACGGACAAGAAGATATTGACTGGCTTTGCAAAAAAATTGTCAACCTGCGTGTCTTTGACGACGAGAATGGAGTAATGAACAAATCAATCCTCGACATTAACGGTGAAATACTGGCAATCAGTCAGTTCACCTTGCATGCTTCTACAAAGAAGGGTAACCGTCCTTCATATATACGTGCAGCAAAGCCCGATATTTCTGTTCCGCTGTATGAACAGTTTTGCAAAGATTTGAGTTTTTTATCAGGCAAAGAAATAGGTACCGGAGAATTTGGTGCCGACATGAAAGTAGAATTATTGAACGATGGCCCTGTGACCATCTGTATGGATACAAAAAACAAGGAATGA
- a CDS encoding nucleotide pyrophosphohydrolase: MTLEEAQHQVDCWIKKYGVRYFSELTNMAVLTEEVGELARVMSRKYGDQSFKEGEKDNIEDEIADVLWVLLCIANQTGVNVTEAFARNLEKKTQRDNTRHINNPKLQDHGEE; this comes from the coding sequence ATGACATTAGAAGAAGCTCAGCATCAGGTAGATTGCTGGATTAAGAAGTATGGTGTACGCTATTTCAGCGAACTCACCAATATGGCTGTCCTTACTGAAGAGGTAGGTGAACTGGCAAGAGTTATGTCCCGCAAATACGGTGACCAATCCTTCAAAGAAGGAGAAAAAGATAATATCGAAGACGAAATAGCGGATGTCCTCTGGGTACTACTCTGCATTGCCAATCAGACAGGTGTAAATGTCACTGAAGCGTTTGCCCGCAATCTGGAGAAGAAAACCCAACGGGATAACACCCGCCATATCAATAATCCTAAATTGCAAGACCATGGAGAAGAATGA